A single Malaclemys terrapin pileata isolate rMalTer1 chromosome 3, rMalTer1.hap1, whole genome shotgun sequence DNA region contains:
- the CLU gene encoding clusterin — protein MTLLLLSLLGLLLSWEEGQALVPPNELQQMSVAGSKYIDTEIENAINGVKQMKSLMDKTSKDHQEILTTLEETKQKKEQAMQLAKETEKKLTEKPEVCNETMLALWEECKPCLKQTCMRFYSRTCRSGSGLVGRQLEEFLNHSSPVSIWVNGERIDSLLEEDQQQGRWLEDLEERYSLVEDSVDDLFQESTRAYSRMAPFFRSPFAGGSRRAMHAPFRFSFPYSNTRVVRDTHPFFSPPRHHGFHRLFGPLFEMTQRMFEGAQKAMEQDGQWFEGSQDPLLGESTTETRNSSDNRMVCREIRRNSAGCLKMKDKCEKCQEILSVDCSQTDPAQSQLREQFEDALRLAERFTRKYDELLRTFQEEMLNTSSLLDQLNKQFGWVSRLANLTQNGDGMLQVTTVLSKTPSRKDSSRPSDTQVTVQLFDSDPLALTVPGEIPWDDPKFMEVVADEALKRYKQNTIE, from the exons ATgacgctgctgctgctctcactgCTGGGGCTCCTGCTGTCCTGGGAGGAAGGCCAGGCCCTGGTTCCTCCCAATGAATTGCAAC aaATGTCTGTAGCCGGGAGCAAATACATAGACACCGAGATCGAGAATGCCATCAACGGGGTGAAGCAGATGAAAAGCCTCATGGACAAAACCAGCAAAGACCACCAGGAGATCCTGACCACGCTGGAGGAGACCAAGCAGAAGAAAGAG CAAGCCATGCAACTAGCCAAGGAAACGGAGAAGAAGCTGACCGAGAAGCCGGAAGTGTGCAATGAGACCATGCTGGCCCTGTGGGAGGAATGCAAGCCCTGCCTGAAGCAGACCTGCATGAGGTTCTATTCCAGGACGTGCAGGAGCGGCTCGGGCCTGGTTGGCCGGCAG CTGGAGGAGTTCCTGAACCACTCCTCCCCCGTCTCCATCTGGGTGAACGGCGAGCGCATTGACTCCCTGCTGGAGGAGGACCAGCAGCAGGGCCGCTGGCTGGAGGACCTGGAGGAGCGCTACAGCCTAGTGGAAGACAGCGTGGACGACCTGTTCCAGGAGAGCACACGGGCCTACAGCCGCATGGCCCCGTTCTTCCGCTCGCCCTTCGCCGGGGGCTCCCGCAGGGCCATGCACGCCCCCTTCCGCTTCAGCTTCCCCTACTCAAACACCAGGGTGGTCCGGGACACACAccccttcttctccccaccccgGCACCATGGCTTCCACCGCCTCTTCGGGCCGCTCTTCGAGATGACCCAGCGCATGTTTGAGGGAGCCCAGAAGGCCATGGAGCAGGATGGCCAGTGGTTCGAAGGCAGCCAggaccccctgctgggagagtcCACCACAG agACTCGCAACTCCAGTGACAACCGCATGGTGTGCCGGGAAATCCGCCGCAATTCTGCCGGCTGCCTGAAGATGAAGGATAAGTGTGAAAAATGCCAGGAAATTCTGTCTGTAG ACTGCTCCCAGACCGACCcggcccagagccagctgcgggAGCAGTTCGAGGACGCCCTGCGCCTGGCAGAGCGCTTCACCCGCAAGTATGACGAGCTGCTGAGGACCTTCCAGGAGGAGATGCTCAACACCTCCAGCCTCCTGGACCAGCTCAACAAGCAGTTTGGCTGGGTGTCCCGCCTGGCCAACCTCACCCAGAACGGCGACGGCATGCTGCAGGTCACCACG GTGCTTTCCAAGACCCCCAGCCGCAAGGACTCCTCCAGACCTTCTGACACCCAGGTGACCGTGCAGCTCTTCGACTCGGATCCGCTGGCCCTGACCGTGCCGGGCGAGATCCCCTGGGACGACCCCAAGTTCATGGAGGTGGTGGCGGACGAGGCTCTGAAGCGCTACAAGCAGAATACCAT CGAGTGA